TACGTTTGCAAGGGCATGTGATATGCAGGGGGGAAAAAGTTCAGGTTCCACTGTCCCAAAGTCCGTTTTTCCAAATTTTTTCTTCTGAACCTCAAACTGAGCCTTTATTTCAGCAACATAAGGGGCGCAAAAACGTGAAATTTCGGCAGGAATTTCAGGGATTGGAAACGACTGTTCAATACGTTCCCTTATAGCTTCTTCAAGAAGTCTTGCAAATTCTTCCTTTGTAATTCTTACCTCTCCAGCCCTTAACTGGCGATTTGCAAGTTTCCAGGCAGGATCTTTCAGGGAATTTGAAAAGCGGATATAGTCCGTAAAATGCATACTGAAATAGGAATCTCTGAAGTCGGCTGAAATTCCAAAATCTTCCCCGAATTTAAGCAAGAAAGCTGGAGTTTCATTTCTCAAAAGTGTATAGGCAGCTTTGGCTTCTGCCAGAGCATAGCGCTTGGTAAAGAGCTGATCGTCCACACAGGCAACCAGCATTCTTGCAAAAGGATAGGAGAGAAGTTCTGAGAGAATCTGGGCTTCTCTGGAAACAGGCGGCTTTTTAATTTCCCCTTCCAGAGCTTCTTTTACCCTTTTTATCCCTCTAGCTCTTGCAGCCCGGTAAGCCCAGGAATTAAGCAGACTGTCCAGGGAAATCCCCAGACTCTCAACATGGGTAGATGCTTCTGAGATAAAAGGGTAATATGCGAGTTTGTCAGCCTGCATGGATTATTCCGACTCAATTCTCGGAGCCAGGAGATAAGAAATTCTGCCTGCACCGTTTGCAATCTCGAAATCTATGAGTATCGGGAAATCTTTTCCAAGGGAAAGACTTACCTCATTGACTTTATTCGTAGGTTTGACTATGTCGGCCAGATAGTCCAGAGAGAAAAGAGAACAGGCTTCACCTGCCTTCAGGTCGATCAGCTGGTCCCTACCCATCTCCAGGCGAACCTGGTCAGTATCGCCTTTTGCTTCCATATAGAAGGTATCATCAGAAACCCCCATTAGTAGATGATCACTTATTTTCTCTGCAGCTTTCACAGCACGCCTGAGGTCAGCTCCATTCAGGACAACTTTTGCAGGCAAATCTAGCTGGGGAACTCTTGGTTCTGCCCGAATTGTAGAAGGATCGAGAAGAGAAAGTGTATAAGACAGCCCTCCGACATCAATCAGGAGTTTTTGATTCCCTTCTTCAAGTTCCATCCGGACTGTGTCGTTCTTCTCCGCAATTCCCAGCAGGTCCATAATCTTGTTCAGGTCTATTCCTATTTCAGACTCATCAGCGCTATATTCATCGAAAGCGGATGATCCAAGCTCAAAAATTCCCATTGCGACATTGGCAGGATCAACAGCTTTTACCGAAATACCTTCCGGCTTTATTTTAATTCTGACCTCATCTACAATTACAGCCAATGCGGCAATCGCGTCTTTCAGAAGCTCTGCATTAATTGCTGCCTTGAACATAATTCTTCTCCAATAAATAGATCTAAATTTTAAGCTCTTTATTACCCTTGAGATATATAAATTTCTTTACAGATTCGGAAGTCCTCGCTCTATTTGAGAACCAATTTTCCGGCTAAAGCCAAATGGGTTTCTGAAATCGGAAAATTACTAGATTCAAACTCCCGGCAACTATATAAATCTTGGTCAGAAAACAGGGCGACTTCAGGATCTGTTTGAAGCAGAAAGGAAGCTGTAGCCTGATAAATCTATAAATCTATTTTTTTCCGGGAAACATATTTTTCAAAGGTGGGTAGAAGAGAATTAAACTTCAGTCGTATTCTCTCCAGGTAAATCCACATTTCGTGCATTTGAAGAATCGAGTTTCGGATTCATCAGCAGACCTGAGCTGTCTGAGCCACCAGAATGCAGTGTTATTTCCACACTCTGGACATTTTGCATTTGTTGTTGGCAGACCTGAAGTCTGTTCACCTTCCAGAACCACTACTTCACGGTCATCGATCTTGGCTTTGGAGACAAAATTTTTCGTGTTGCCTTCTATAGGTACTATGTTCCCACATTTTCTACACTCAAAATTACCATTTTTAGGAAACATCATGCTTTTGCATTTTGGACAGAATTGCATTAATATCACTTTTTGCGTCATTTATAATTTTATTGTGATCAAAAGCTAACTCAGGAATGGAATCAAGCTCAAAAAGTTCGACGGAATCTGCATCAGAGCCTGGTTTTAGCTCTCCTGATCCTTTTGCGAGGTAACATACCGAAACCGTATGCTCTCTGGGATCACGGTGTGGGTCGGAATAGACACCCACTAGTTTGATTATCTCTATTGAAAGGCCTGTTTCTTCAAAAGCTTCCCTAGCTGCTGCGTTTTCTGTACTTTCCCCAATTTCTACGAAGCCGCCGGGAAGGGCAAATTTTCCCTGATAGGGGGGGTTTTTTCTCTTCACGAGCACAAGCCTGTTTTTAAAGAGGATTACTGTATCAACGGTTAAACTAGGGGTTTGAGGCTTCATAAAACGCCTTCGCTTTATTTTCAGGGAGATTTCTTTTTCCGTCATCAATCCCTTTCTGAATTAGCTTTTCTAGCAGGAGTGCCAGAATAAAATAATATTATTATTGTGCATAACGTAGAAACTCGTCATTATATTTCAATATTGACATTGTAAGTCAAGTTTCTGTCAAGCAGAGAAATTCCTTATGCAGTAGCTTCTCGTAGTAGCTTCTCTTAAATGTTTCTCTTTTATCGAAACCATAAGTTTCTATCCTAATCTTGAAATTTTTTAGTTTTTACGCTTTTATATAAATGAGAACATGTTTGTAACGTTATTCTTCTATAATAGGAATCTATTATCTTATTTGCAGGCTCAATCACTCTTTATGAGTACCCTGACGGAGGTAATAATTCTACAGTTTATAGGTAAAGAAAGTAAAATCCATAACCTTTGAATTCCTTACTATTAATAAATGAACTATTCAACTTATTAGAAACTTATATGAAAATCTATTAATTATTTTAAATGACTTCACATGTCACTTTCCGAAAGCTTCATAATTTGCCTGAGGCTTTTCTGAGCCTTCAGAAACAGAAACAAAACCTAGAATTAAGTTTTACCTCTGGCAAAAAGGTGCGTGAAAAATGATAGAAAATATACTCTGGCTCGCAGTCGGGTTAATGGTTGCGTCATCCATCATCCCCAGAACTCTCAGGGTTCGTAAACTGGTAGGAGGGATTGGATGGGGCACATTTTCCATCCATTGGGGTTATCAACCTCTTCATTATCTCGAGATCCAGGACTATGCCAATGTGCTCCTCACAATAGTGGTGACGCTGTTTTGTCTACTTGTAGCGTATATCATGTATCGGGAGTATAAAAATGGTCCTCTCTATATAAAAAATAGGGAAGTGTTACATTCCAAGTTTTCAGCTCAAGGTGAAGCGGATTCCCTTGATATAACCTCAATGCTTACCAGTGCCACTGCACTTGGAGCTCTAGTTTATTTCCCATTTGCGAATTTCACCCCTTTAAATACCTGGATTATAGGAGGAGTCACCTCCCAGATTCTCTGGGTTCTCCAGTACTTTGATATTCCTGCATATATGAAAGACTGGAATATGATAACACTTAATGGATACACTGTTGAGATAATACTGGCCTGTACTGCAATTGAAAGCATTGCCCTTTTTATGGGGCTAATAGGTGCAGTGAGAGCTCCATTTAACCGCCTGGCTATGGCTTTTATCGCATCCGTGCCAGTTATCTATATACTTAATCTTATCAGGGATGTTTTCGTGGTAGTTGCTTATGGGGAGCAATGGTTTGGAGCTGACAGTTTCATAATAGCACATAATTATATTGCAAAGGCGGGTTCAGGTATTGCCCTTTTTGCAATTTCATATGTGGTGATTCGTATTCTTCCCGAACTATTCGGAATGATTGATGGTCTCTGGATCATATTTTCTCAAGAATTGAGATCCCTTCTGCACAGATCCGGGGGGGATTAAAGCTAATGCTTGCAAAAGGCTCAGAACCCTGGCTTCTTACTGCTGCACTTATAACCATAACGTTTGCGGTTCTCTCCAAGGCAATGAACAGCTCCCATCTAACCCACGTTACTTACATATCAATGGTGCTGACTTTCTTTATGGTTCTTTTCTTTAGAGATCCCGAAAGAAAGGTGGAAGTTTCGGATACTTATATGGTTTCCCCGGCTGACGGCACTGTCATAGACATTCGGGGCCGGAAAGTCTGTATTTTCATGTTTCTCCAGAATGTACATGTAAATAGAGCTCCGATTTCGGGAAGGATCAGAGAAATTACTTACAGAAAAGGAGGATATCTTCCTGCTTTCTGTAAAGACTCTGAAAGAAACGAAAGAAACGAGTTTATTATTCACACCAAGTATGGGGATGTCAGTGTCACGCAGATTGCAGGCACTATTGCCAGACGAATTGTTTCCTATCCTCGAGTAAATGATTTTATCGAGCAAGGACAGCGCATTGGAATGATTCGTTTTGGGTCAAGAGTTGACGTAACAATTCCCCAAAACTTTGAAATCATAGTACGGAAAGGAGAGCGGGTACTTGCAGGCAAAACCATTATAGCAACAATAAAAAATGACAGGGATTTTGAACATGAACATATTTCAAATGTTAAGGCTCCCGGACCTGGTCTCTCTCTTGAACCTTCTCTGCGGAATTAGTTCAATTGCAGTAGCTGCCCAGGCTACAGTCCAGGTTGCCACATCTCAAACTGCGGCTGCCCAGAATGGGTTTTCTCTGGCTTTGATCTTACTTCTTGTTGCAGCAATTGCAGATGGAGCGGATGGATATATTGCCAGGCGATTTAAAGGAGGAGAACTTGGGGAACAACTTGACTCCCTGGCAGATGCAGTTTCTTTCGGGGTTGCTCCTGCTCTTCTCATATATCTACAGTTCGGGCAAGTAAACCCTGTAGCCGGAGAACCGGACCCTCTTATTGCGATATTTCCAGCTTTTTATGCTGTTTGCGGTGTGCTCAGGCTTGCTCGTTTCAATTCTGTAACTCCCCGTAAAACAGGCTTTGAGGGTCTTCCCATAACTGCAGGCTGCATAATGCTTGTTACATATATGCTGCTGAACGAAAGTCTTGTCAGAATAGACTTTCTTTTAGCGCTTACCCTTGGTCTCTCTATTCTTATGGTAAGCTCGGTAAATTATCCCAAGATCAGGAATGTCAGGATTCTTGCATTTATCTCTTCTATTTTCGGGATAACTATGTTTCTCTACCTGTATAATGTCGAATATATGCGAATTTTCTCGACCCTGCCTTTTATCCTTATGTTGATATACATTTTTTCTCCTTTTTTCAAGATCCCTCTATTAAACAATCTGGGTAGCAAGGAGTATAGGAACAAAAGACTGAGCGCCAGGAAGGAAAAGAATTAAAACCGGTTCACTTTAGTAAGACACTGACTAACGAATTCTAGGAAGGGAGAGATTTATTTGGTTCAGGAAAAAATAACCGACAAAGATAATGCACTCTTTGAAGCAGGAATTAAACTCGGAGCTCTTTATCATCAATTCACGGGCTCTCCTGTAAACTTGAACACGGTTTCAAGCCTTGAAACGGCTATCCAGGAAAGCATTTCAGTTCAGCCCTATGTAGAAGAAATCTCAGTAAAAATTGATAGGGACATGCTGAGAAGTAAGCTGAATAATGAATTTGGTTATACCGAACTTCAGGGTCCCATGCTTAAGGTAAATATAACCGTAAGGTATGGTTCTTCAAAAGTAAAAGTTGGAATGGAGTATGACCCTGAACTTAATTACCCGTTGATGAAAATTCTAGAAATTAAAGAGACAAATGTTTGAGACAGCTAACACTGGAGATTGAGAAGACAAACATTTGAAGCAGCTAACGTTGGAGATTGAGAAGACAAACATTTGAAACAGCTAACACTGGAAATTGAGAAGACAAACGGTTGAAACAAACAACTCTGTAAAAAAATAAGCCGTAAAGAGAAGCTTTTAAACTTCATTCTTTACAGTCTCAAATGCCCTGATAACTTTTTCGTTCTGTTCCCGAGTCCCGACTGTTACCCTGATAAAAGTGTCACCCGCCTCCCTGAAAGAGTCACAAGGGCGTACAATAATTCCTTTTCTCAGGAGGCTCTGTGTAACAGCTTTTGCTTTTAAAGGAGCAACGTCTACAAGTACAAAGTTTGCCTGGGAAGGATAAACCGTAAAAGGAATCTTTTCTTTCAGATATTCTCTGCCCACTCTTGCGATTTCTATGCTCTTTCTCAGGTGGTCAACATCCGAAAGGGCAGCAATTCCTGCTTTTAACGCCGGAAGGCTTACTGAGAACGGAGTGGCTGCCTTTATATACTCTTTTGCCAGCCATTCGGGCATGATCCCATAACCTAGCCGTAGACCTGCAAGCCCGAATGCCTTGGAAAAGGTTCTGCCCACAACAAGATTATCGTATTCCCTTACAAGCTCAGCAAGGTTCCTGTCCGCAAACTCGACATATGCCTCGTCAAGGAACACAAGAGCTTTTGTATTTTCAAGAATTATCCTCAGATCGTTTTCAGGAAGAAGATTCCCAGAAGGATTATTGGGAGAGCAGAGGAAGATTATTTTTGTCCTTTCGGACTGAGCTTTTAGAACCTTTTCAAGATCAAGTGAAAAGTCCTGTTTTCTCCTGACAAAAACCGGTTTTCCTCCGCATGCCTTTGCTGGCAGCTCGTAATAGGCAAAAGTCGGAGTAGGAATTATGACCTCATCCCCTTTTTCAATGATCAGCCTGCAAAGTCCATCAAGAAGTCCATCCATTCCTGGTCCTGAGGCTATGAGGTTTGAAACCGGAAAACCTGTGTATTTCGAGAGAGCTTCCCTGAGTTCTATAGCATCTGCTGAGGGGTAAATATTTGTACAGGGAGCTGCGTCCATCATCGCCTGAACAGCTTTTGGAGAGGGTCCAAGTGGGTTTTCATTTGAGCCGAGTTTGATGATTGAAGCTGGATCAAGCCCGTAAGCAGAAGCTATTTCCTCAATGGATTTTCCTGGAACATACTCTGCAATATCAAAGATCTCCTTTTTTATAAGTTCAGGCCTGCTCAAGAACATCAACTACCGTATCGATCTGTTCTTTCGTAATTACAAGTGGAGGAACCAGACGAAGCACAGAATCCGAAGTACAGTTTAATAGCACTCCGCATTCCCTTGCAAACTCCACAAATTTGCTGCATGGATATTTTATCTCGACTCCTATCATGAGACCTTTGCCACGGACTTCTATAACGTCCTCCCTGTCCATGTTCCTGAGTTTCCCCATGAAGTAAGTCCCGTTCTCTTTCGAGCGCTTAAGAAGCTCTTCTTCGCGAATTGCTTCGATTGAGGCAAGTGCAGCTGCACAGGCAAGTGGCCCGCCTCCAAAGGTAGAAGCATGCTGTCCGCGCCCAAAGCTGAGTCCCTCCCTGGCTGCGATAGCACCCATTGGGAAGCCTCCTCCAATTGCTTTTGCCATACTCATAATATCAGGTTCCACGCCAAATTGCTCTTTACAGAACCATGTGCCTGTCCTTCCAAAGCCTGTCTGCACTTCGTCAAAGATAAGGAAGGTTCCGGTTTCGTCACAGATTTCCCTGACCTCTTTGAGGTAATCGGGATCCGGGATATTTACTCCGCCTTCGCCCTGAATGGGCTCAAGAATAACGGCTGCCGTATCTTCCGAAATAGCCTGCCTGATAGCTTCAGCATTGGAGTACGGGACGAAAGTTGTCTCGGAACTTACGGGAGGCATGAAAGGATCCCTGTACATGCTCTTATGGGTTACGCTGAGTGCCCCTATAGTCCTGCCGTGGAAGGAATGTTCAGCTGCGATGAAGGCGCTTTTTCCCGAAGTCACGCGGGCAAGTTTCATTGCAGATTCAACAGCTTCAGCGCCTGAGTTACAGAAAAAAACACGCTCCATACCTGTTATTGAGACCAAGGTTTCTGCAAGCTCGGCCTGAATTTCAGTATAATAAAGGTTGGAGACGTGCATCAGTTTCTCAGCTTGAGACTGGATTGCCTTCACAACCCTCGGGTGGCAGTGCCCAACATTGTTTACTGCAATCCCTGCTACGCAGTCAATATATTCTTTTCCGTAAATATCCCTGACAATTGCTCCCTTCCCTTCTGAGAGTACAAGGGGCTGTCGCCCATATGTCTGCATGACGTATTTTGAATCTTTTTCTATGATTGAATCATATTTTACCTGTAAATCCTCAGACTCTGAGACAATCTCAGATTTTATAATATTCTCTGTCAACTGAATTCCTTCCTGAAATTTGTTCTTTTTAACTGATCGAAAAATCTGACGAATAAAGTTTGGATTATTTTGAATATATCAATCAAGAAATTCTGATAACTTGAATTAGATATGCTATTGAAATCCTGGGAAATATTCTCTCTGAGTATTTAAGAGATTTGCAATTAAATCTCACATTTGAGTTTCAAAATCGGATTTCACAATCTAATTCCGTAGTTGAATCTCATAATTAAAATTCAAAGTTAGACTCCATATATAATCATTTTTTTATTTTATTCAGAGTTCGGTTCTCTCCAGAATCCAGATAATTCCCTGATTCCCTAAGAATGTTACTGCTCATTCTCAAAAAAGATGTTTTCCCACAATTCTTTGTCCCTGGGGTATGAGCTTACATTCTGCAGAGGCAGGGTTCGACGTATCTGGAATTGAAATTAAGAAAAAAGCTATGATTAAAGGAAATTCCAGATTTCTCAGGGTATCAAAAACTCGATACTGCTGGTCAAACTGGTGTCTCGAGTTAATTCCTGATTATTCTCCGGATTTTTGTTCCTTTCTGTAAGCCCTGGCTCCTGTGAAGCGTCTGCTTCTTTCCAGTGCCTGGGTTCTGGCAGTTTTTCGTTTTCTACCTGGCACAAAAATACTTCCGGGATTTGCGCTTGATTTAATAGGTGAGTTCTCTTCTACCTGATCTGCTACTTTGATGGGTTCTGCCGGAGGTAAGTTTTCAGGCAGTTCACGCTTTTCTCTCATGAATACTTTCCCTAAAGCGTTGACCTCTGCAAGAGCTGGCTTTTCTGCGGCATCCCGTAAGAAAGACACTCCTGAAGGCGCTTTTATTGTGCCGTCTACCCTTGCATTTTCGTGCAGTATTACAGAGTCGGCTTTTATTCCGCCGAAAATCCGGCTATTCCGACCGATCTGTACAGCCCCTTTTGAATAAAGATTGCCATAGATAGTGCTGTTTTCCCCTATGTTGACCTTGCCTTCTGAGTAAATGCTCCCTTTGAGGGTAAGATTTTCCCCTGTGTCAACGGAATGCGCCCTGATATTCCCTGTTAAATGGCAGTTGTTCCCGATTATAGTTTCCCCACCAACATTAATAGTTTCAGGGGAAAGCTTTGCACCGGCAGGTATAATCAATATATTTTCACCAAGCTCCCTTATTTCAAAGTCCTCATCGTCTTCGGAATCTTCAAAGAGCTCTTCTACAGCCTTTTCGATTTCTTCGCCTTTACCAAGGCGCATCATTTCCTTTATGTAAAGGAATAAAAATATGATTACAGGGACTGGATTCCTTACCACTATCCATCCTTTGGCTTCGAACCCTCCCCGAATTTTAACTTCTTTTCCTACGTCAAGATCCCCTTCTACGAACAGCTTCCCATCAATTGTTACAAATTCTCCCAGATAGGCGTTTCTGCCGACCTCCACCTTGCTTCCCAGCTTTGACCACATATCAACCCTGATGTCAGAACTAGCCGCAATATCCCCGGTAACGGTCACTCCTTCTCCCATTATAACTGTATCGCCGAATATGCTGTATTCAATATTAGAGTGATTGCCGACAATAACATCTCCCTGGACTGTAATCCTGTTTGCTTCGACTCTGGTGTTATCTGGAACCAGGAAATACTTTAGAATTTGTTCTGGCTCTGGAATATGCTCACTCTCCGGGAAACTGTTATCTCTAATCTCTAAATTTCAGGGTTGAAACTGCTCTTTTAAAGGGCTTTTTTATGAGTAGCATTCATTCAAAAGTCACTATCTAACATATATTCTTATTCATTTTATTCTTTCATAGGATATTTTATCAATATAAATAACATTTTATATACTGTATTTAACTATATGTAAATTTGTGTGAAACTTAAAGAACTCAATCCTCAGCAAGTTTTATACTTATTTCCCTTTTTCTGCGTCTATTTTTCGTCTATTTTTATATCTTGAAAGATTCTTTTGAAATTTCGGGCTCATTTTTCTTTTTTCGAAGCAACTCCTGCTCTTACATCTACGGCTGCCCCGCTGTCAAAAGCCATAATTTCTGCAGGAGATAGAAGCAATTGCCCTGTTGCGAGCAGTCTGTCAGCCTCATCTGTCACGAGTACCTCTTCGCCTGCCCTCAGTTCAGGATCAATTTCAACTACATGCTTTATAAAAGCGGTTTTACCTTTCTCCACAAAAGGAGCAGCTTCCTCCGAGACTACGACCCTGAGCCTTTTTCCCGGCAAAAGCTTATGGACAACGGAAGCACCTTCAATACTGAGGGTAAAAAAGCCATCCTTTGCTCTTGCCGTAGCTATACGCTTTCCTGAATAAAGGACCTGGCGTATTCTTTTTGTTCTTGACAACTGGAATGTTGAGCCGTCAGGAAAGAGTTCTTTTCCTATGCCTTTTCCGAACTGATAATCCGCAATCATGCGGACTCTAGTAAGTCTTTCGGTGTTATTCATGGGACTAGGTAATATGTGCAGACCTTAAAGCAATTCCGGTTATTCCGATCTTCAGGATTTGTACTGGAGGTAATATGCGCTTCAGGCTGCTCAACATTCTCCTCTCTTTTGCTCCAAATTTTTCCAACATAAAATATATTTTTAGTCTATTATCCACCGCTCGAGGATACTAAGTTTCCTCCTTTAATCTCGTTCTTTATTCTGCTGACATCGTTTGTTCTTTTAACCTTCCTTCTTTATTATCTTTTATCATGAATTTTTTTGTTTTCATGATTAGCAAAAATATTAAGAAGTAGGAGCACCAATCTATTAACTGGTTTATGAAAATTAGAATGTGCATATGTTAGGAAATTTAAATTGCTTGTGGTCTTAAGAAGGCAAAAGAGGGAATTCCCTTGATAGTTCGAAAAAATATCTCTATTGACCAGTCTTACGTGGATAAATTAAAGCCATTTCTGGAGAAAAATAACGGAAATTTAAGTGCGGCAATAAGGGATGCTATCGAAACTGCCTCTCTCTCTCTGACTGGAAGTACCGTTGAAAATGGGGAAAAAGACTCAAGTAAGGTTTCACAGAATGCAGAATTCCGTAACAAGTTGATTGAGGACGATGAATTCCTTCTTGTTCATCATACGCTGCTTGAATGGCTTATAAAAAAGACTTCAGGGTTATTAATTGATGAATCAATTGTATATGAGCTAATCAATCCTTATAAAGTAAAACGAATCTCTGACGTTGTCAATTACATAAACTCGTTCAACGAAAAAATGGGCTGGAAAATTAAGGTTGATGCAGAATATAGTCAGGATTCAGAACCGGAAACTGTAAGTCTTACTCTCTCTGATGGGAACCCCTACTTCAGGGAAATTATGGCTCATTACCTGGCTCTTTATCTGGCAAAACAAATGAAACTGGATGTCCAGGGTCTTTTCTGCAAATCAAATATGACAAAGATTTATTTTAAAAGATTCGAGTTCCTTGATTATCAAAAAGTCCCTAAAGGACTTGAGAGATATTTTGGGCAAATGGATCTTGTCTTCCGGGAGATTCAGAAAAAACCGGAGTTCTGGAAAAACCTTATCAAAACCTATAGACAGCAGAATTATCAGAGGCTCAGCATAAACAGAAAGACTTTCGAGGCTCTTGTCTCAGGGAACCTCCCATCCCTGGCTGAAATAACAAGGGATTTTGAACTGGATACAGGCAAGCCTCCTGAAGCTTTCACTCTTGCGGAGCATATTATGATTTTCAAAGAAGTTTATCTGACAGACAGCATAGGTAGTGATATTGAAGTTTGTACGGTAAAAGGCAGAGAATATGTGAAACTCATTCATGACTATTCTGACAAAAAAGTCTGTGAAATTATTGCAAAGTATTATTCAAACATCCTCAAGTCTACTGGCTATCCTTTTACAATTACTACCAACCCCCATATGATCCTGTTCGTGTTCGGGAAAATGCCTGATTCCACAAGTTTTCCTGAAATGAGTACTCTGTAATCCTGACTTTATCGATTTTCTAATATTCATTAAGATAGATAAATTCATATGTGGGAGTTCCCTATCCTTTTTTCATGAGTGACGTAATTTTGCTCTGGGACTGCCCTCTTCTCTTTGAGAAACTGTTTGTGGAGTATGGGCTTGAATGCACTCGTGTGCTCTCAACATCCCTTGGTACTCCTTACTTTCCTGCCTGCAAGGTTCTGATCCTGCCGACAGGTTTTGCAAATAAACAATATACAAAAACAGGTGCAGGACTTGTACGCGGAAAACAATCCCTCGAAAAATTCGTGAAAAAGGGGGGAACTCTTCTTATTTTCAGTCCCTTGGTACCGGAATACGAATATGAATGGCTTTCTTTTTCTCTGAAGTATGTAATGGAAGAGAACCCCTGCACACCTCAGCCTGTGGGTAGTCACGATGCCCAGAAACTAGTGGAAAACATTGTCCTTCCTGCTGGATGCGACGGTTACTTTTCAGAGACCGATGCCGATGTCGTGCTCCAGGATGACAAGGGAAGACCAATAATGGTCGTAAAAGAGATTGGAGAGGGCTTGATTGTTGCAACTACTATTCATGAATTTCCTGCAGCCGAATTCTTTAAGTGCAGGGTCTCTTGTACGAAAAAAGTGAAAGCCTGAAATAAAAAACAGGATAGAAGCAGAAATGCTATAAGTTGAGATAAAAACCAGAGAAGGTCATAAACTGGGATAAAAACCAGAAATAAACATAAGTTAGCTCTCAAGAAAATAGACATTTACACGCAATAAACAACTACAGCCAGAAATCGGTTTATTAACTCTCATTTTATTTTTTTCACATTTTTGTTCTTTTTATACTGGTTCCTGAGTTTTTGTATTTCTTCAACTTCGTTCTCCAGTTTAATTACAAAGAGTCCGAAGCAGGGCTTTATAAACTGGAATATAATATCATTTCCTGAGAAACCAACAGGAGATGTCATACCAAGCAAGGTAAAACCTTTTACCTTATACCCGCCAGGCACAAGGTATACGCTCTCAGAATGCTCTTTAATGTAATTTTCGCATTCTTTTGGAGTTGCATTTTTCAGGAGAATTTCATATCTGTATTCTCTTAAGCACGACATTTTTGTACCCTTTATGTCCTTATATCAGCTCCAGTATGCTCTAATAATCAATGATCCCTTAATCAATGATCCCTTAATCAATGATCCCTTAATCAATGATCCCTTAATCAAT
The Methanosarcina thermophila TM-1 genome window above contains:
- the priL gene encoding DNA primase regulatory subunit PriL, which produces MQADKLAYYPFISEASTHVESLGISLDSLLNSWAYRAARARGIKRVKEALEGEIKKPPVSREAQILSELLSYPFARMLVACVDDQLFTKRYALAEAKAAYTLLRNETPAFLLKFGEDFGISADFRDSYFSMHFTDYIRFSNSLKDPAWKLANRQLRAGEVRITKEEFARLLEEAIRERIEQSFPIPEIPAEISRFCAPYVAEIKAQFEVQKKKFGKTDFGTVEPELFPPCISHALANVQGGVNLAHSMRFAMTSFLLNVGMSVDEILNLFNISPDFDAEKTLYQIEHIAGATGNVYKPPACDTMRTYGNCVGKDRLCEKINHPLAYYEKKIYLKNKEREKEKEQEKESRKEEGKMQESVEEQKKERKAGKEESKVQEKKNQRSKKA
- a CDS encoding DNA polymerase sliding clamp, coding for MFKAAINAELLKDAIAALAVIVDEVRIKIKPEGISVKAVDPANVAMGIFELGSSAFDEYSADESEIGIDLNKIMDLLGIAEKNDTVRMELEEGNQKLLIDVGGLSYTLSLLDPSTIRAEPRVPQLDLPAKVVLNGADLRRAVKAAEKISDHLLMGVSDDTFYMEAKGDTDQVRLEMGRDQLIDLKAGEACSLFSLDYLADIVKPTNKVNEVSLSLGKDFPILIDFEIANGAGRISYLLAPRIESE
- a CDS encoding transcription factor S, yielding MQFCPKCKSMMFPKNGNFECRKCGNIVPIEGNTKNFVSKAKIDDREVVVLEGEQTSGLPTTNAKCPECGNNTAFWWLRQLRSADESETRFFKCTKCGFTWREYD
- a CDS encoding NUDIX domain-containing protein; its protein translation is MKPQTPSLTVDTVILFKNRLVLVKRKNPPYQGKFALPGGFVEIGESTENAAAREAFEETGLSIEIIKLVGVYSDPHRDPREHTVSVCYLAKGSGELKPGSDADSVELFELDSIPELAFDHNKIINDAKSDINAILSKMQKHDVS
- the artA gene encoding archaeosortase A, with the translated sequence MIENILWLAVGLMVASSIIPRTLRVRKLVGGIGWGTFSIHWGYQPLHYLEIQDYANVLLTIVVTLFCLLVAYIMYREYKNGPLYIKNREVLHSKFSAQGEADSLDITSMLTSATALGALVYFPFANFTPLNTWIIGGVTSQILWVLQYFDIPAYMKDWNMITLNGYTVEIILACTAIESIALFMGLIGAVRAPFNRLAMAFIASVPVIYILNLIRDVFVVVAYGEQWFGADSFIIAHNYIAKAGSGIALFAISYVVIRILPELFGMIDGLWIIFSQELRSLLHRSGGD
- a CDS encoding phosphatidylserine decarboxylase codes for the protein MLAKGSEPWLLTAALITITFAVLSKAMNSSHLTHVTYISMVLTFFMVLFFRDPERKVEVSDTYMVSPADGTVIDIRGRKVCIFMFLQNVHVNRAPISGRIREITYRKGGYLPAFCKDSERNERNEFIIHTKYGDVSVTQIAGTIARRIVSYPRVNDFIEQGQRIGMIRFGSRVDVTIPQNFEIIVRKGERVLAGKTIIATIKNDRDFEHEHISNVKAPGPGLSLEPSLRN
- a CDS encoding archaetidylserine synthase; translated protein: MNIFQMLRLPDLVSLLNLLCGISSIAVAAQATVQVATSQTAAAQNGFSLALILLLVAAIADGADGYIARRFKGGELGEQLDSLADAVSFGVAPALLIYLQFGQVNPVAGEPDPLIAIFPAFYAVCGVLRLARFNSVTPRKTGFEGLPITAGCIMLVTYMLLNESLVRIDFLLALTLGLSILMVSSVNYPKIRNVRILAFISSIFGITMFLYLYNVEYMRIFSTLPFILMLIYIFSPFFKIPLLNNLGSKEYRNKRLSARKEKN
- a CDS encoding dihydroneopterin aldolase family protein → MVQEKITDKDNALFEAGIKLGALYHQFTGSPVNLNTVSSLETAIQESISVQPYVEEISVKIDRDMLRSKLNNEFGYTELQGPMLKVNITVRYGSSKVKVGMEYDPELNYPLMKILEIKETNV
- the hisC gene encoding histidinol-phosphate transaminase — its product is MFLSRPELIKKEIFDIAEYVPGKSIEEIASAYGLDPASIIKLGSNENPLGPSPKAVQAMMDAAPCTNIYPSADAIELREALSKYTGFPVSNLIASGPGMDGLLDGLCRLIIEKGDEVIIPTPTFAYYELPAKACGGKPVFVRRKQDFSLDLEKVLKAQSERTKIIFLCSPNNPSGNLLPENDLRIILENTKALVFLDEAYVEFADRNLAELVREYDNLVVGRTFSKAFGLAGLRLGYGIMPEWLAKEYIKAATPFSVSLPALKAGIAALSDVDHLRKSIEIARVGREYLKEKIPFTVYPSQANFVLVDVAPLKAKAVTQSLLRKGIIVRPCDSFREAGDTFIRVTVGTREQNEKVIRAFETVKNEV